The following nucleotide sequence is from Stigmatopora argus isolate UIUO_Sarg chromosome 18, RoL_Sarg_1.0, whole genome shotgun sequence.
ACCCGCTGTCTACCATCTTACTTGACTAGGAACAAGAACTACGGAACCACTTGAGGCCAGATGCTCCTCtcttctccctttctctctcccctCATCTTCACCTTCaccttcattttgttttttgttttttttcatttgacctTTGAGCTTTGATACCAACATGTCTTccatcctctctctctctcaaatgCTTCTGACGTCGTCGTCGGACTGTGACTTTTGCTAACTGTGAAAACCCCACACGGTGCACTTTTACAGCTAACGGACGATGAGTGATCAAATAATAAAGGGTCTTTTTCAATACTGACTCTTGGTCTTAAACCCTTTTGGACTCTTCTAGACCTCCGTTCATGGCACTAAATCTCATTCTTCTTATAGTTTTCTTTTAAGAAGATCACATTAGAGCTCTTCATGTGCTTTGAGCAAACACTATCAGTTTCTACTGGGCTTtaaagggcactcatttaactcatgggATGCCTTtaacggtgctagacgtccaaattaTCTTGAGCGCAATGGGAAAATTAACAGAAGTTGTCTGGCATTCATAGTCAGTCCACCCAATTCATGGAAATATAAATAGAATGATTGAAAACTGGTATCATAATGAGTGATCCTaccactttttctttttaaatgaccacTCATAAGAACATTTATGTCACTCGGTCTTAGCTGTCAACTTTCGGAATATATGTAGTGACCGTTTTCCCTCACAGGGTTAATCAAATGAACCCCAAGTACTCCCAACATTGCTGACATTGCAGACCCCGACGAGAAAAATAATGACCTTAATTCCCTTGGTTCTTGTTATAttacttctttaaaaaaagaaaaaaaaacatcttacttGAGTCACATGTGAGATAAACGCTGACTGAAACCACTAGAGATGACATTACATTGCCAGGGGAAAGCTATCCGTACTAGATGGTCGTCACGGTAGCCagatgtaaataaatacatacatttcatATAAAATGGTGAATTTAGTACAGTTCCATATTATTACAACACAGATGGTGATCAAACCAGCAGGAATGCATGCAAACTGGTTAATAGTATTGTTCTACTGACAGATAGTAAATGTCAGAGTatgaaatgagaaaatgtaTCTCACATGATCCATTGCAGAATGCATTGGTGCTGCTCTTTTCAGCCCGCTTTAGCATCTTAGTCACGCGACAGCAAAAATGGTCCGCCCAAcctcgaaccctcgatctcggaACTGCGAGGCGGGGGTGCTAACCACTTCTCCCCAAGCCATCATCAaatgcacttaaaaaaatagaataaatataaTTGGTTGGGGTTTTGCAATTGAATCGATTGGATGTACTATACTTAAGAATTGTAGTAATTTTAATTATATCAGGATAAAGTGATTCTTATTTAGTTTGATGAATTGAAATAGAAATTTTCAATTCATtgtacattttatttctttccaATTGAACTATTCAGACCTTCATTTACAGTTCAATGTCATCAACCACAAGGAAATTAGTAAGCACAATGTGTACTTATttgatccaattcatttgacttGTATAATATTATATTCGATTAAAAATACTAATGCATGCGTCATATCATCACTAATCATCCACCTCATTTTTATTGTAacatcatccatccatttaaATAATCAAATGCATCGCCTGAGTACCAAAAATTCCCCAGATTAGATTAAAGAGACTTGATTAAATGCGATATGTGCATAATCTCTCATGTTCACATGCGGAGGGAAGTatggaggagggagggagggaaggatgGGAGGGTGTTTTGGAGAGAGGGATGCTGCAAAAAAAGGGGGTGAGTGAGCATAGCCAAGAGAGGCATCAGAAAACTTGATTGGATTGGAGCTGAAGGCGAGCGTGAGCAGTGactagtgaagaaaaaaaaatccagtgaaTCCCACAAGTAGAGGAAGAGCAATTTGCGCCTGTATTTTAAATCCAAGTACGTACGTATCACCTTCCCACTATTTAACAAAGTCTGCCACTTTTCAGCACTGCAACAAACTCAGCTGCTGTTTTGGATTTGAGAGGACGCACGGTCGAAAAAGGTGAGTTGGATTTCTCCGATTCCAAAAATCTTAAGTCACACGACATTATACGTACTGCAAAATAAGGCTTGTGTTGTCATTTAGTTTTGTCGTTGGAAACTTGGCTTGTTGTATTGAAACTACTTGATGAGAGAGTCTTGGAAATGATGTCATGTTCTGCTAACAGAAAATAGAATTTTCTCATTGGAAATAATGCACTTTTAAAGTAACTATGTCCTTCTAGTGTTAAAACTGAGAAATGCAATGTAGGTTGAATTGAGGCTTCTTGTGTGGACCATccatattcaatgatttttaaatgttgagTCAATTTAACATTCTTTtatgggccatattcaatgatatttgaATTTAGAGTCCACTTAAGATTCTGTTGTGGGACGTattcaataatatttaaatgtagAGTCAATTTAAGATTCTTTTGTGGGCCAAAGTGCATAATAATGATAGTTTCAGTGGGCTGCAACCTGCATACCACTAGTGATATATACTCAAATGACACTGAAAAGCTACATAATTTGAACGCGTATACCTATAATGCCAAAATTATAGCACTATTTCCAATAATCACGCATCAGAAACCCAGCACTTCAATCCCTGCCAAGCCAATCAAGTAAAAAAGAAAGTGATTAAAAGGCCCCAACCGGCCATTTCGGCCATGAGCCAGCTTAGTCGGGCAAATAATGAAGTCATCATATCAACGGACCCGGAAGACTGAGCCAATGAAAACGTTGACCAGGAAAAATGGGAGAAATAGGATTTGACCTCAAAGTGGAGTGGCTTTaattcctttttctttaaacccTGCAGAAAGAAGCAGCATGTCGCTCACCTCCATCCTCTCAGCGCAAGACATTGAGAACGCCGTGAAAGACTGTCAAGGTGACACTCGTGCACAAAAGTAGCAAACTAAATCAAGCCGCCGTTTTGATGACCTCAGCAAATAATATAAGAGACTTTGTAATCTTTTCGCGGGCCACGTTCATTTCGGGTCCGTGTGCTCTTATCGCCAGTTGAAGATGATTGCAAACGCTTTTCAATCATCTCGGTTGTTTTGGTGTTGCCGTGACTTTAAAAACTTACTGGGAACAGTTTGAATGTCTCCTCATTTGGTgtctttatctttatttttttatacacaatgCTTGCATGAGCCATATTATATATTGTCTGATTTAttcttacattaaaaaaaactgatttataTGGTCGAAAATATTCATCCAAGTGATATTCGAACACAAATGGTGGAGCAACACACGTAGACAGTCAAAGACAGTTGAAATTATTCCAAATTTGCTTCCATTTCTTCAGTTCCCGACTCGTTCTGCTACAAAAAATTCTTCGGACTTTGCGGCCTCTCCTCCAAGACGCCCCAAGAGGTCCAAAATGTCTTCCGGATCCTGGACGAGGACAACAGCGGCTACCTGGAGGAGTCGGAGCTCAAGTGTGACACCGTCCACTTATCTGATATGACAGTGTGCATGACAGAGAGATTAAATCCCAGCACTTCCCATACCAACCCTTTTGTAATCCACGTGGATTATCAATGTACAAGTGTTATTCTGGCGGTGGGCCGGGTTACGTAATTCACCTTGCCGTGTCACTCTGGCGCAGGTTTTTCCTGCAGAGGTTCGTCCCCGGAGCCAGAAAACTGACCGAGGCGGAAACCAAAAGCTTCATCTCGGCGGCCGATGACGACAGCGACGGCAAGATCGGAGCCGAGGGTCGGTGTCCGAT
It contains:
- the pvalb9 gene encoding parvalbumin 9 isoform X2 is translated as MSLTSILSAQDIENAVKDCQVPDSFCYKKFFGLCGLSSKTPQEVQNVFRILDEDNSGYLEESELKFFLQRFVPGARKLTEAETKSFISAADDDSDGKIGAEEFQMMVLS
- the pvalb9 gene encoding parvalbumin 9 isoform X1, producing the protein MSLTSILSAQDIENAVKDCQVPDSFCYKKFFGLCGLSSKTPQEVQNVFRILDEDNSGYLEESELKFFLQRFVPGARKLTEAETKSFISAADDDSDGKIGAEGRCPISRGPDKHSMPDASAFPEAVEFLNKAFQLFMRSGYFCICSAVLSAFLNKRCPFILFFWEGHFSSVPLTLLL